The sequence TGAAGGTGAATTCCTAGTACCAATTTTGATTGTTTTAGCAGTTGGGATTTTTGTAGGAACCAGAATTTGGGTTTTGTTTAAGAAATAACATAATTGAATATCAACCTAAAATTTAGAAAAAATAGTGAAAAAGGAGGATTACTCCAGTTTCAAAGGAATGTTTGCACTTCCAAAGTTTTCATTGATTCTGAAGGTGTAACTTTTTGAGGGGTCATATTTGAACTCAGTTCCACCATATCCAATGTTAGGTCCAAAGAGGATGTTGAATTCTCGTGAATCACCAGGATTCAATACTATCTCACCACTGGTAAAGTCCATTCCAGAATACTTGAATGCTTTTGAACCATCCCAGATATCATATGCACATATTGCAGGACTAGTACAATGTATTGCAGTTATTTCTGAGCTAGTATTTTCTGCAAGCATACGAATTGACAATATTGCTTGTCCTGAAGAAGTAATTTCAAATTCATTTCCTTCAGAGCCTACACCAAACCAGTGATAGGTTATTGGTCCTAGATCAAAGTGCTCAGCATTTGTTTTGTATTTGTAAAGCATGATTGCTTTGTCAATTGGTTTTTCACAATCAATTCTTTTGTATGCTTTGAGAATTTCTGAGCATTTCTCTAACTCAGCTTCAAGTGCAGCTAATTTTGAATCACTATTAGATTCAACTGGTGCAACCTGAACTGGTACAGAATTTACAGAAACTGAAATAAGACCAGATTTTATCAAGTGTTGAATTCCATTTACAAATTCACCATCAGTGATAGTTCCATCAGCCCACCATCCAGCATTGTTTTTTACCCAATCTGGAACACCATTAGATGTTTCAGATGAGACAGTTGTTGGAGGTACTACAATGATTCCATCTGTAATCAAAAATTCAATACCTGAAATAAATTCAGATTCAGAGATAGCTCCATCAGCCCACCATCCAGCATTGTTTTTTACCCAACCAGGTACTTCTGCATAAGCAGAGGATACAGATGAGGTAACTACTAAAAGTAGAGCAATTGTTGAAATTGCGGCGATTATTGTTTTCATAACAATTTTTTTCGTTTCTTATATTTAACCTAGTGTCAATACAATAATCTAGTGCTAATTTCCCAATAATCAAAAACATAGTGGTAAAGTGAAAAAATCAAATTGTTGCTTATATGTAAAGTGGAAGTAACATCAAAAGTGAATGAAAAACAAGAGGATAATCAGACCTCAGAACAAGAATTAACTGAAAAAGACATCAAAAAATATGTTTTTGAACGTTTTGAAGAAATAAAAAAATCAAATAAAATTAAAGATTTGATAACATTTCAAGCGATGAATAAACACATGCTTATGGCTCACAATCAAAGTGAATTAAAAATCCTAGGTAATATTGTTGCAAGTAATAAAAAAATAGAATTTTCAGAAATATTAAAAGAATATGAAAAACATCTCAATGTAGCATTAGAATCTAAACCTACAACAAAGACACATAGTAATGTAATTTTGCATGTTTTTGGAACCTTTTTTAATGATTTTACTCAATTAGAAAAAGAAAAATTTTTAGAATTAATAAAACAATACAAAGATGAAAAGATCTCAATAGGTGAAATTTTATCGGAAATCAATCAAATAATTTATAGATTCAACAACACATATCTTGCAATGCAAACTTATTTTCTATTATACTCTAATTCAAATTTAGAAAATTTATTTGCTATTTTAAAAAAAAATAAATAATATAATTTAAAAAATATCAAATAGGTTTTCCCTTATACTGATAATCTATAACCTTATGAAATAAATTATGAGACGACAAAACAGTTAACGAAACAATAAAGATTCCAATAAAATTTCTAAGCGTCATTAATTCATTAGGTTCTGATGCAATCAATGAAGTTTGAAATACAACGTAAAAATTATCAATTAGCCAAAACACCAAAGTAACCCAAGACAGGATTCCCGCCAAAAAGTAACCCAAACGGGTATTATTTCGTATAAGAATTAGAGATGCAATTATTATGCCATACCAAAGAAAAGAACCTAACAACCACAGAGGCTGATAAACATCAGATCTATCATCTAACCAATAATAAGAAGTTCCAATAAAAGCCAAAGCCAATAATGAGATCTGAATTAATTTTTGATTAATTTTGAAACCAGTTTTTTCTTCTTTTACTTTAGATAACGGAGGAGATGAAATCATTTCATTAGTAGCGATATCAATGGATTCACGTACGGATTTCAATTTAATTTGGATAATTTTTGTAATTTTATCGTCAGTGACAATAGTATCATGTACAAGACTATCAATCAAAGGTCTTGCAAGTGAGGCCTTAACTGGAGTAATAAGGTCTACCCAATAAGAGGAGAGTCGAGTAGTTAAAAAAGGAATTTGTAGAACAAACAGATTTCTATTCAAATATGCAGAATAGACTCTCATTAATTCCTCATAGGTTATCTTATCAGGTCCACCAATTTCAAAAATTTGACCCATAGTTTCAGGCTTTGAAAGACATTCAGCTAAATAGAAAACTACATCATCTACTGCAATAGGTTGAGCCAATGATTTAACCCAAGATGGACAAATCATCACAGGTAATCGCTCTACAAGATAACGTAACATAGCATATGAACCACCTTGTGCACCAATAATTAATGAGGCACGAAATTCAGTTACAGGAATAGAACCAGAGCGAAGTATATCACCTACATCTTTGCGACTTTTCATATGCGGAGATAATTCAAGACTATCATTGACTAGTCCTCCCAAATAGATTATTCTCCTTACACCAGCTTTTGTAGCGGATTCAAGAAAATTCTGAGCTTGAACTTTTTCACGGTTTGCAAAATTTTGCCATTCACTTTTACTTCCCTCCATAGAATGTAGTAAGTAGTAAACAACCTCGATCCCTTGCATAGATTTTGTCAATTGTTCTTTATCAAAAACATCAGCTTGTACATATTTGACATTGTCTTCATCATTCAATTTTTTTCTACTTAATCCTGTAACTGTATAACCATTTAATGAAAGAGTAGACAATAATCTAGAACCAATAAAACCAGTGGCACCAGTAACCATAATTGAAAACGGAGATGTTTGATGAATTTTTTCATTTAAAGAATGTTGTTTCATCATCACAATCCACCACACAATAATAGAGGACAATAAGTGATTAATTTTTTAAAATATTGCTTATCCATAGTATAATTTTTTTGATTTAGATTATTTAAACTAGTGATAATTATTACTACTAGTGGTAATCATAAGATATATTTTGATATACAGTCATAAAAAGTCATTAAATTGGCACTATAAATTTAATTTAGCACCAGTTAAATAGCATTTTTTAAAAAAATAAGGATGGTCTATATCAGAGCAAAAAAAGTAAAATCTGATCAATATCTATACCTAGTCAAAAGTGTCTGGGATTCAAAAAAAAGTACATCCAAACAAGAAATTGTGAAATATTTAGGTAAAGCATCAGAAGTCATAAAAGATGATATTCCAATCGAATATAGAGATAATCCCAAAATTCTCTCAGTTCTAGCATCTTACAATCCAAAAGATATTAAAAAAAGAGAAGAATCAACAAAAAAATCAAAACTACAACTCTACAAGAAATTAACAGAAGGCAATATAGAAGATTGTGTAAAAATATATCAAGACTACACAAGAATTTTTAATGAAGCAGATTTTTTCGATAAAATTTTAAAACAAGTCATGTACGACATTGGTGAAGATTGGGCAAGTAATAAAATCAGTATCGCGACAGAACATGTTGCAAGTAACATTGCACAAACATTAGTTAAAATAATTATGGACAGTGTTTCAAAAATAGTAAATAAGAAAAAAATACTCATATGTGTTCCAGTTGGAGAGGAACATCATTTGGGATGTGATGTCTTAGAAACATATCTTACAATAAAAGGATTCAAAGTATTCAATATGAGAACATCATTACCAACAGAGTCCATCATTAGTTTTATTGAGAACAATAAACCAAATATGGTATTTGTCTCAATTACATTGCCAGATAACATCTTAGCTGGTCAAAGGTTGGTAAGAAAAATAACTAATGAATGTAAAATCCCAATTTTAATTGGAGGATATGCACTACAAACGGATAAAATTCCAAAGTTCGATGCAAGAGTAATTTCAAAAGTAAATTTAGAAGAATTGCCAAAAATTATTAGGAATGTTTAAAAAAATTATTATTTTAAATTGAATCAATGAGGAAAAATTTTGGCACTAGATTTGAAAATGTAGGCGTCTTAAATAACTCAAATCAACATTGTCAGTATGCTAGTTGAATTAGCAATCAGGGAAATAGTAGGTGAAATAATTGGGTAGGACATGTAACAACATTTGTGAACGATACAAGGCATCACCAGCCCCAAACAGAATCAGGTATGAGATAGGACAAAAAAGATGCACATTTTGTGGGATTTTTGTGTTATCAGAGAATGCCAGATGTATGTGCTGTAAAGCTGTTTTAAGAACAAAACCAAGATCTAGGAAAGCCAAATGAGAGTTTGGGATATTCCTGTTGAAAAACTATGCAGAAACCATTTGCTGGGTGAGCATCGGGAACTACATGCTATGTGGATAGTCATCACCCAAAACAAGAAAGGATATTCAAAACATCCTGAAACTATCAGATGGGTTGGGAAATTGAAGGCATTGTATCTAAGACACAATGAGCAAGTAATTGAAATGAAAAATAGAGGCTATAATCACCAAAGTCCATTAGATGTAAAAAAAGCAACAGGGAAATCTAAACAAGATACATATCTAGACTTACCAACAAAGCAAATCCAAATTCTAAAACAAAAAGGTTGTAACTGTAAAGTCTGATTTTAATTTATTTTTAAAAATTTAATTTGTTATGTTTAATTATTTTTTCTAAAAATCAGAAACTTTGAAAATAATGCAGAATAAAACATCAGTTATCACCATCTCAAAATTGTAGCAGTACTTCAAATTGTTGGCACTAGTTAAAATGTTAGCCCTAGGTTATATATCACAAAGTGCAAGTAACAGTGAACAGAAATGCAACAAACAAAAATCGCAAAAACACCACAACTAAAATTTCTAGTTATTGTGGCTGTAGCTACTTCAGTGATACTAGTTTTCACGATAGCCCCCTGGAATATACTTCCAGAATTAGTTACTGAAGAAGTGTCAGTTATCGCCGTAACAGATTATGGTTGTGTAGGTGAGTCAAGTCTTGGAAGATCAGTTGTTGTTTCAAACTGTGATGCAAGTGTTGGAGATATTGTATCTGCAACATTTTACATCCCAGCAGGAGAAATAAACGGCTACCTGGAAGAACTTGAAAGACGACAAAATCCAATGGTGGATGCATGGGACAAAAGTGTCAGTGGCAAAGCATTCTCACCATAATTTTTTTTATTTTTCTAAAAATTCAATATTTTTTCTAAAGAAAACAAAAAGGCGCAAACCCCTAACTGCAGAACATTGAGAGATTTCCTCTCGTGGTCAAACGTCTAAACGCCTGATTGCCTTTTTCGTTCTGCGGGGCAGCGCGGTCTAATCGCCAGATTTTACAACTAACGACATCATATTGTATAGGACAAATAACTATTTAACATTTAGTATGAATTATTACATAAAACATAAAGTATTATTGTAAATTGTAATCAAATGTTCATAACAATATCATCAGGCATTTACAGAACACAGGATTAGCACTAGGGAAAATTGTATTCGTGGTATTAATACAATGAATGTCAATTGAACATATGGGAAGACGAGTAACCATAATGATTGAAGACAGTCTAGATAAAAAAATCAGACAATTCCAGGCTAAAACAATACATAAAAAAAATTCAACATATAGTTATTCCAAAGCAGTAAATGACTTGCTACGAAAAATAGTCTAGATTTACAAAAATATATTTTCAACAACCCCCGACAAAATAGTGTTAATTGGTTAGATTGGAAATATACTGAATACCATTCGTTCTAATTTTGAATGATTAAAGCGGTTTGACATTCAAAATGGAATGCTGATACCAATTAACAATACAATTCTTTAGGGGTATTTCAGAATCAAATACATGGGCAGGTCCATTTTCATCAAGGAAATAATCACAATTTTAAAAGAGCCAAGGCTATGCCCCACATGTCAAAAAGAAGACAGGTTGGAGAAAGACCTCGTAAGAGAAGGTCGCTCAAATGGAAAGACGATACTGTGTTCTAGATGTGAGGCATTAATTGTAATTACAAATCACAATCTCAAAGAAGTAGATTTGTCAGCTACCAAAGATGACTCAATAATGCTAAAAGAGCCGCATTTGATCAGAAAAGTAGTCTACTGATCAGATTTCCGTCTAATTGATTTCTTCTTGGTTGTAGGTTTTTTAACAGTGAATTTCTTCTTGGATAATCTTTTTCTGGTTTGATTTTCAGCGCTGTCAGGAGCTAACCGTGTGGATAGCAATCCTTCCTTGTCTTCAAGAAGCATAGAAATTATACGAGGCCTAATACACCTTGCAACTTCCCAATCGCGTAGATTTGCATTCTTTGATTCTTCTTTAATGATAAGACCTGCCAGTCCATCACTCCAAATATGTCGTCTAGTATCATAGACTTCAATTATCTTACCATGTTTTGTAATCTTGATTGCTCCGTGACATCGATGAATTACTTGTTCTGCAACACTTTGGTAGATTTTTTCAAGATTTGCCATACATCATAATGAAATCTCATCATGTGAAAAAGCTTCTTATTTTTAGATTGAATGATAATATATTCAAGACAATATGAGGAAAAATGCTGATGATTAATCAACCTTCTAAGCTATAACTGATAGATGATGAGAATTGCCGAATTATGAAGCGTTTTTTATTAAATTAGATTTGACGTTCACTGACGTTTACCATCATAGATAGTGGCGGCGATAATGCCGAAGGATTGTCAATACTCTCCCAAACATACACCTGAATGTGATACGTTCCAGGTTCAGTAGGAACCCAAGACTGTGCAGGAGAAAATGACTGTCTAGGAGACAAAGAACCAGTCAGCCAAGACAATGAAATCACAACATCGTTATCATCTCTAACTTGTGTAATGTATGCAAAATTTTGTGGAGTGTCTTGATTGTTTGAAACATCAGCCACTATCATAATTTGTTCATTTACAAAATGGGTTTTATCTTCAGATGTGTTTTGTGCAGTTACAGGATCAGCAAAGGCTACACCCATTCCAGACATAATGAAAAGTAAAGAGAACAAAAGAATTTTCATAATCCGTATTAGTAGGATGTATATTTAATCTAGCTATGGGGGATGAACTACCTGAGAATTTTCCTGAATTTTCAATAATGTACAAGACACTAACTAGTCAAATAAACAAGCTAAAAAAAGACAAAGAAAATCTCAAAGATAAAGAAAGGGATGAAATAGAATTAAAAATTCAATCATACCAATTAGAAATAGCAAAAATTAAGAAAAAGTTTCCAGATAACTTCTTTGAAGAATTAAGTTAATTACTCATGTGTATGATCATGGCCACAATCACAAGAATGATCATCGCCTTTCAGAGACATTAGTTGCTGTACCATTTCATCTCTAATTTTCAATAAATCTCCAACTTGTTGCTTCATAGATTCTGAATCCCAATTGCCTTGATGTAGTGCTCTAACCACATCAATTATCTCAAGATCAACATTTAGTAAATTATCCATCAGTTGTTCTTGCTCATTCATAATATCTCAATTATACACTAGAAGAAAAACTATTCTAATTAAAATTAATTTTATTCTGCTTCCATGCTTTCTTTAAGCAGATTCTTCCTTACAAGAATTGGAATATTATAAAATGCACCCAATGCCATAGCATCTGAAGCACGATAGTTTCTCAATACAAGGTCTTTCTTACCTGTAAAGTATAGATTGGCACGCAACACATCACCACTTTCATAAATTTTGACTTTAACTAGAACCAATTCATTTTGTTCACAAATTTCTTCAATCATCTTGTAAATGGATGGTGCGGCCTCACCTTCAGTTTCGCCAAAACTCGAGATATGTTTTGCAACTTCACCAGAAAAGGCCCTCATATGGAATTCTTTTCCATTATCAGCTTTTAGAACAACCATACCTTCAACGGCATAAGGATCAACGAATCCAACATAATCAATTTTCACAGACTCATAATCAGGCTCTTGTGCTTGATCAATTTCCATAGTAATACGAATAAACATCCTGGTCAGTGCTTATAAAGATAGCAAAAAAATGAGATCAAAATCATGAATTAGTTAATTATTTTTCAACGATCACTTCTCACGCGTAACCCCAAATTATTTAAAATCCCCAACTAAGGTAGCTTAATGTCAACTAATCCAGAACGTGCCGTATCATATGTTCTTAGTAAGTACGTTACAGATTACATGGACAAAGATGTACTTACTCTCGGACAAGAGACACAAACCAGCGAAGCTGCCAGAATGTTACGTCACTACGAAACAGATGACATTGTTGTTACAGACAAAAATAATTTTCCAGTAGGGATTGTTACCGATGAAGATATTCTAAGTAAAGTCAGTGACGTTACAGTTTACGCAGAATCTACAAAATTGAAAGATATCATGAGTACACCTCTAATCACAATTAATGAAAAATCAACTTTACAAGATGCATTACATAAAATGAGAGATAATAACATTAGAAAACTTCCAGTCTTATCAAAGAAAAATCAAGTAATCGGAATGATTTTTCAATCAGTTATTGCAAATGTCATAAGAGATGCAACTGCTACTGCACCTCGTTTATTGAGTCCACCAGTAAAAGCCATTTTAGGAAATCTTGGATTTGTCTTACAGTTTGCAGGAGTGTTGCTTTTGGTTCCTGCAATTGTTGCAACAATATTAGAGGATACAACTACTGCTACTGGAATTTACCTGACTACTGTCCTTTTACTAGTTACAGGGTTTTTCCTCAACTCTTATGGTGAAAAATCAAGTTTAAATTTACAACAAGCCTCGATTTTGGTGTTTTCAAGCCTGTTTTTACTATCGTTGTTTGGAACAGTGCCGTATCTGTACGTACTTCCAAGTGATGAAACAGATATTGAAAAATTCAGTAATGCATTCTTTTCTAGTGCTGCAGGATTTACAACTGGAGGAATATCATTATTTGATGAACCAGAAAAACTTACCCAGAGTTTCACATTCTTTCGAAGTTATACCCAACTAGTAGGAGGAATGAGTTTCATTTACCTAGTAATTACTGCGTTTTATCCTGAATCTAAATTGCAATCAATGCGTGGTTTCATTTCAGGAAGAACATTGCACATGAAAGAATTATTTTCAACCATCACAGTCATCTTTGCGATTTACATTGTCATTGTTGCATCTCTACTGTATGTATTTGGAGAGGGAAATATCATTGATAATTTTTCGCTGGCTATGAGTACTCTATCTACAGGAGGATTTACACCCACATCGACAATTCTTGAAGGATTAGTTTGGCAAGAACATATTATTTTGATGGGGGCAATGATACTCGGAGCATTACCATTTACTTTCCACTATGCATTTGTAAGAAAAAAATTCCTTTCCCCAAAACTTGGAAAAGAAGTTTTAACATACTTTGCAATTTTAGGTAGTGCAACTGTTTTGTTTATTGGAATTAGCGGTTTAGATCCAATGCAGAGTGCATTTTATTCTGTATCAGCCAGTACAACAGCAGGATTACAAATAGATAGTCTTGCAGGGTTGAGTGGCGGAGCACACGCCGTTTTGATAATTTTGATGGTAATTGGCGGATGTGGGTTTTCTACTACAGGAGGTTTGAAAATATTTAGAATTTTCCATCTCAG comes from Nitrosopumilus oxyclinae and encodes:
- a CDS encoding peptidase, with protein sequence MKTIIAAISTIALLLVVTSSVSSAYAEVPGWVKNNAGWWADGAISESEFISGIEFLITDGIIVVPPTTVSSETSNGVPDWVKNNAGWWADGTITDGEFVNGIQHLIKSGLISVSVNSVPVQVAPVESNSDSKLAALEAELEKCSEILKAYKRIDCEKPIDKAIMLYKYKTNAEHFDLGPITYHWFGVGSEGNEFEITSSGQAILSIRMLAENTSSEITAIHCTSPAICAYDIWDGSKAFKYSGMDFTSGEIVLNPGDSREFNILFGPNIGYGGTEFKYDPSKSYTFRINENFGSANIPLKLE
- a CDS encoding YbgA family protein → MEVTSKVNEKQEDNQTSEQELTEKDIKKYVFERFEEIKKSNKIKDLITFQAMNKHMLMAHNQSELKILGNIVASNKKIEFSEILKEYEKHLNVALESKPTTKTHSNVILHVFGTFFNDFTQLEKEKFLELIKQYKDEKISIGEILSEINQIIYRFNNTYLAMQTYFLLYSNSNLENLFAILKKNK
- a CDS encoding NAD-dependent epimerase/dehydratase family protein; this encodes MKQHSLNEKIHQTSPFSIMVTGATGFIGSRLLSTLSLNGYTVTGLSRKKLNDEDNVKYVQADVFDKEQLTKSMQGIEVVYYLLHSMEGSKSEWQNFANREKVQAQNFLESATKAGVRRIIYLGGLVNDSLELSPHMKSRKDVGDILRSGSIPVTEFRASLIIGAQGGSYAMLRYLVERLPVMICPSWVKSLAQPIAVDDVVFYLAECLSKPETMGQIFEIGGPDKITYEELMRVYSAYLNRNLFVLQIPFLTTRLSSYWVDLITPVKASLARPLIDSLVHDTIVTDDKITKIIQIKLKSVRESIDIATNEMISSPPLSKVKEEKTGFKINQKLIQISLLALAFIGTSYYWLDDRSDVYQPLWLLGSFLWYGIIIASLILIRNNTRLGYFLAGILSWVTLVFWLIDNFYVVFQTSLIASEPNELMTLRNFIGIFIVSLTVLSSHNLFHKVIDYQYKGKPI
- a CDS encoding cobalamin B12-binding domain-containing protein, translated to MVYIRAKKVKSDQYLYLVKSVWDSKKSTSKQEIVKYLGKASEVIKDDIPIEYRDNPKILSVLASYNPKDIKKREESTKKSKLQLYKKLTEGNIEDCVKIYQDYTRIFNEADFFDKILKQVMYDIGEDWASNKISIATEHVASNIAQTLVKIIMDSVSKIVNKKKILICVPVGEEHHLGCDVLETYLTIKGFKVFNMRTSLPTESIISFIENNKPNMVFVSITLPDNILAGQRLVRKITNECKIPILIGGYALQTDKIPKFDARVISKVNLEELPKIIRNV
- a CDS encoding pyrimidine dimer DNA glycosylase/endonuclease V, whose amino-acid sequence is MRVWDIPVEKLCRNHLLGEHRELHAMWIVITQNKKGYSKHPETIRWVGKLKALYLRHNEQVIEMKNRGYNHQSPLDVKKATGKSKQDTYLDLPTKQIQILKQKGCNCKV
- a CDS encoding bifunctional nuclease family protein, whose product is MEIDQAQEPDYESVKIDYVGFVDPYAVEGMVVLKADNGKEFHMRAFSGEVAKHISSFGETEGEAAPSIYKMIEEICEQNELVLVKVKIYESGDVLRANLYFTGKKDLVLRNYRASDAMALGAFYNIPILVRKNLLKESMEAE
- a CDS encoding CBS domain-containing protein gives rise to the protein MSTNPERAVSYVLSKYVTDYMDKDVLTLGQETQTSEAARMLRHYETDDIVVTDKNNFPVGIVTDEDILSKVSDVTVYAESTKLKDIMSTPLITINEKSTLQDALHKMRDNNIRKLPVLSKKNQVIGMIFQSVIANVIRDATATAPRLLSPPVKAILGNLGFVLQFAGVLLLVPAIVATILEDTTTATGIYLTTVLLLVTGFFLNSYGEKSSLNLQQASILVFSSLFLLSLFGTVPYLYVLPSDETDIEKFSNAFFSSAAGFTTGGISLFDEPEKLTQSFTFFRSYTQLVGGMSFIYLVITAFYPESKLQSMRGFISGRTLHMKELFSTITVIFAIYIVIVASLLYVFGEGNIIDNFSLAMSTLSTGGFTPTSTILEGLVWQEHIILMGAMILGALPFTFHYAFVRKKFLSPKLGKEVLTYFAILGSATVLFIGISGLDPMQSAFYSVSASTTAGLQIDSLAGLSGGAHAVLIILMVIGGCGFSTTGGLKIFRIFHLRDVKAMLSKVKRAELAPQAKKEVISTLIILALFPIIASITGLHLAAIEDVPFQDAFFESVGVITTGGLSAGVIHFDTDPATKIVLGFLMIFGRLEIIAIIYIFVPKLS